A single window of Oenanthe melanoleuca isolate GR-GAL-2019-014 unplaced genomic scaffold, OMel1.0 S001, whole genome shotgun sequence DNA harbors:
- the LOC130265957 gene encoding putative olfactory receptor 1F12P encodes MSNSSSISHFLLLPLADTRQLQLLHFCLFLGISLAALLGNGLIISAVACGHHLHTPMFFFLLNLALTDLGCICTTVPKAMHNSLWDTRTISYSGCAAQVFFFLFFISAEYFLLTVMCYDRYVSICKPLHYGTLLGSRACAHMPPGAE; translated from the exons atgtccaacagcagctccatcagccacttcctcctgctgccattggcagacacgcggcagctgcagctcctgcacttctgcctcttcctgggcatctccctggctgccctcctgggcaacggcctcatcatcagcgccgtagcctgcggccaccacctgcacacccccatgttcttcttcctgctcaacctggccctcactgacctgggctgcatctgcaccactgtccccaaagccatgcacaattccctctgggacaccaggaccatttcctactcaggatgtgctgctcaggtgttcttctttctcttcttcatctcagcagagtatttcctcctgaccgtcatgtgctacgaccgctacgtgtccatctgcaaacccctgcactacgggaccctcctgggcagcagagcttgtgcccacatg CCGCCTGGTGCGGAGTGA